A window from Drosophila kikkawai strain 14028-0561.14 chromosome 2L, DkikHiC1v2, whole genome shotgun sequence encodes these proteins:
- the mim gene encoding serine-rich adhesin for platelets isoform X16, which produces MDLSLERDSSALGSLFQQIINDMKNTSPLWEDFVAKAGKLHTCLRAAIQAIAAYLDAFQKIADAATNSRGASKEIGTALTRVCLRHKAVETRLKTFTSAIMDCLVQPLQDRIEDWKRTVATIDKDHAKEYKRCRSELKKRSSDTLRLQKKARKGQTDGLQSLMDSHMQDVTQRRAELEEVEKKSLRAAMVEERLRYCSFVHMLQPVVHEECEVMSELGHLQEAMQSIALVTKEPTVLPQASEELIHDAKASINLYPESPGGGSGSQGGGCSNSLGSRKSSVCSISSMNSSGSSNSPGHHHYPRSLSQFVTPAIRLKPGESSDSGFSSSPALTTTQTSNATNQTANVSTWPPHSQDVVDTLPPTADRPHTISTAYEKGHQRPPLTVYTFQNPETIPESGTGLNNGSPANGQPSPGQTTPATQKSPAATLSRPPLPVRCSSLERPLSAQSNHRQGSGSNLLQRQCPSPIPAHITKELSAAHHAQQQQQQQQQQPPQTPPTYVNMSELANMAALKLTNHQQQQQQKSATPPLRQQSSIDSISSQHSNDSSGSHQLLQQQQPHLQQQQSSQSNHHSATATRSHSISSTASSLHSHPSIDSTVACSSLVGQHHHSTSTNTNTTSPSSGSSTPQNHYSPLLTNSPTSTAAGTPSGSSIGTGTGLGFVYQVSSPTPPASEVLKITEQAAAGTVSENGAEETDERSRASVLQKASMFEKAAAAAAISPPAPISVTSPAPVVAAPAVPAGGTSGGRRSEAEQQEMDKSFEDSIQALNNLIGELDSFQREIDEGKGKQQQMSNISNNNMTTSSQSSSDNNNLPAATIITTTTSGLIEPCAISNQTNSSGCGTDISDTTSDELVGEGDDGDARRRDLDRDRDLLGASDSELSRCYVSETSSLTGGLTAGGYENPTFAHFVANANRGEDAVSLASDSVCLGQPRHAYVDTCSDSGSAVVVIYDHQIPITPDIEFVKQNSEIVMLRTKDPQPHSLQLHEMRELQQLPANLTGSPDSSPDSAGGQAPPPPATATVAPAKQRLSSFRATSEQQLQLLGRGSPQRGKVAPTEQAQQRGTQKPLPAGASPLAQQQSSDTDGQQLVDPARRQLPPKPTSLTLFNGPQAPSVSDRPLVPRKSDFKSDLDAKIRRQKQKVQQQLQQQQQQQQQAAQQQKPHSPQSPQTRN; this is translated from the exons AATACTTCACCGCTGTGGGAGGATTTCGTAGCAAAGGCCGGAAAACTGCACACATGCTTGAG GGCCGCCATCCAAGCAATCGCCGCCTATTTGGATGCCTTCCAGAAGATAGCCGATGCGGCGACCAATTCAAGAG GCGCCTCCAAAGAGATTGGCACTGCCCTGACCCGCGTCTGCCTTCGCCACAAGGCGGTCGAGACGCGCCTAAAGACCTTCACCAGCGCCATTATGGATTGCCTAGTGCAGCCACTGCAGGACAGGATCGAGGACTGGAAGCGAACGGTGGCCACCATTGACAAAGACCACGCCAAAGAATACAAGCGCTGTCGCAGTGAGCTGAAGAAGCGCTCCAGCGATACACTGCGCCTGCAGAAGAAGGCGCGCAAAGGCCAGACAGACGGACTGCAATCGCTGATGGACTCCCACATGCAGGACGTTACCCAGCGCCGGGCTGAGCTGGAGGAGGTGGAGAAGAAGTCGCTGCGCGCGGCCATGGTCGAGGAGCGATTGCGCTATTGCAGCTTTGTTCACATGCTGCAGCCGGTGGTGCACGAGGAGTGCGAGGTCATGTCCGAATTGGGTCATCTTCAG GAGGCCATGCAGTCGATTGCCCTGGTAACCAAGGAGCCCACTGTCCTGCCCCAGGCCTCCGAAGAGCTAATCCACGATGCCAAGGCCAGTATCAATCTGTACCCAGAGTCTCCGGGAGGTGGCTCCGGCTCTCAGGGCGGCGGCTGCTCAAACTCGCTTGGTTCCCGAAAGAGTTCCGTCTGCTCCATCAGCAGCATGAACAGCAGCGGATCCAGCAATTCTCCCGGCCATCACCACTATCCACGCTCTCTGTCGCAG tttgtaACGCCCGCAATTCGCTTGAAACCTGGTGAATCCAGTGATAGTGGCTTTAGCTCATCGCCAGCTCTAACAACAACACag ACTTCAAATGCAACGAATCAGACGGCTAATGTCTCCACTTGGCCGCCACATTCCCAGGACGTGGTGGACACTCTCCCACCGACTGCCGATCGTCCGCATACCATTTCGACGGCTTATGAGAAGGGTCACCAGCGTCCGCCGCTGACTGTCTACACGTTCCAGAACCCGGAGACCATTCCCGAATCTGGCACTGGCCTTAATAACGGTTCACCTGCCAATGGACAGCCGTCGCCGGGACAGACTACTCCGGCCACTCAAAAGTCGCCGGCTGCCACTCTTAGTCGTCCGCCGTTGCCAGTT CGCTGCTCGTCGCTTGAGCGACCGCTGTCGGCGCAAAGCAACCATCGCCAGGGAAGCGGAAGCAATCTGCTGCAGCGCCAATGCCCCTCGCCGATTCCAGCTCATATCACGAAAG AGCTGTCCGCAGCGCATCacgcacagcagcagcagcagcagcaacagcaacagccgcCACAGACGCCGCCCACCTATGTCAACATGTCCGAACTGGCCAACATGGCGGCTTTGAAACTGACtaaccaccagcagcagcagcagcaaaagtcCGCAACACCGCCGTTGCGGCAGCAGAGCTCCATTGACTCGATCAGCTCGCAGCATTCCAACGACTCCTCGGGCTCGCATCAGCTgctccaacagcagcagccgcacttgcagcaacagcagtcaTCGCAGTCGAATCACCACTCCGCCACAGCCACACGCTCCCATTCCATATCCTCGACGGCCTCCTCGCTGCACTCGCATCCGTCGATCGACTCGACGGTCGCTTGCAGCTCGCTGGTGGGCCAGCACCACCACAGCACCAGCACCAACACGAACACCACCTCGCCGTCCAGTGGCAGCTCCACGCCACAGAACCATTACTCGCCCCTGCTAACCAACTCCCCTACGTCCACTGCCGCAGGTACtcccagcggcagcagcattGGCACGGGCACAGGCCTGGGATTTGTCTACCAGGTCAGCTCACCCACTCCGCCGGCGAGTGAGGTTCTAAAGATCACCGAGCAGGCGGCAGCTGGCACTGTTTCTGAGAATGGAGCCGAGGAAACGGATGAGCGTTCGCGGGCCTCGGTTCTGCAAAAGGCATCCATGTTCGAgaaggcggcagcagcagccgctaTTTCGCCACCAGCTCCGATTTCGGTGACTTCTCCGGCACCTGTGGTTGCTGCACCAGCGGTCCCGGCAGGCGGAACCAGCGGAGGACGACGATCCGAGGCGGAGCAGCAGGAAATGG ACAAGTCTTTCGAAGATTCAATACAAGCACTAAATAATCTAATTGGCGAACTAGACTCGTTCCAACGCGAGATCGATGAGGGCAAgggcaagcagcagcagatgagCAACataagcaacaacaatatgaCAACGAGCAGCCAGagcagcagcgacaacaacaacctgCCTGCCGCCACCATCattaccaccaccaccagcggccTCATCGAGCCATGCGCCATCAGCAATCAGACAAACTCCAGCGGCTGCGGCACGGACATATCGGACACCACCTCCGACGAACTGGTCGGCGAGGGCGACGATGGCGATGCCAGGAGGCGGGATCTCGACCGGGACCGGGACCTACTGGGCGCCAGCGATTCGGAGCTGAGTCGCTGCTATGTGAGCGAGACGAGTTCGCTGACCGGCGGCCTGACGGCTGGCGGCTACGAGAACCCCACATTCGCGCACTTCGTGGCCAATGCGAACCGAGGCGAGGATGCCGTTTCGCTGGCCTCGGACAGCGTCTGCCTGGGGCAGCCTCGGCATGCCTACGTGGACACCTGCAGCGACAGCGGCAGTGCCGTTGTGGTGATCTACGACCACCAGATTCCCATTACGCCGGACATTGAGTTTGTGAAGCAGAACTCGGAGATTGTCATGTTGCGGACCAAGGATCCGCAGCCCCACTCGTTGCAGCTGCACGAGATGCGCGAGCTGCAGCAATTGCCGGCCAATTTGACCGGATCGCCGGACTCATCACCGGACTCGGCCGGCGGCCAGgccccgccgccgccggctaCAGCAACTGTGGCGCCCGCCAAGCAGCGACTCTCTTCGTTTCGCGCCACCAGCGAGCAGCAATTGCAGCTCCTCGGACGCGGCAGTCCTCAAAGAGGTAAAGTGGCACCCACTGAGCAGGCACAACAGAGAGGGACCCAGAAACCGCTCCCCGCAGGAGCTTCCCCGCTAGCACAGCAGCAGTCCAGTGATACCGATGGCCAGCAGCTCGTAGATCCTGCGAGGCGGCAACTACCGCCGAAACCGACCAGCTTGACCCTTTTCAATGGCCCCCAAGCTCCCAGTGTGAGCGATAGGCCCTTGGTGCCCCGCAAGTCGGACTTTAAGTCCGATTTAGATGCGAAAATTCGCAGGCAAAAGCAGAAGGTTCAACAGcaattgcagcagcagcaacagcaacagcagcaggcggcacaacaacaaaagccacACTCACCACAGTCGCCCCAAACCAGAAACT GA
- the mim gene encoding pneumococcal serine-rich repeat protein isoform X4 has translation MDLSLERDSSALGSLFQQIINDMKNTSPLWEDFVAKAGKLHTCLRAAIQAIAAYLDAFQKIADAATNSRGASKEIGTALTRVCLRHKAVETRLKTFTSAIMDCLVQPLQDRIEDWKRTVATIDKDHAKEYKRCRSELKKRSSDTLRLQKKARKGQTDGLQSLMDSHMQDVTQRRAELEEVEKKSLRAAMVEERLRYCSFVHMLQPVVHEECEVMSELGHLQEAMQSIALVTKEPTVLPQASEELIHDAKASINLYPESPGGGSGSQGGGCSNSLGSRKSSVCSISSMNSSGSSNSPGHHHYPRSLSQFVTPAIRLKPGESSDSGFSSSPALTTTQTSNATNQTANVSTWPPHSQDVVDTLPPTADRPHTISTAYEKGHQRPPLTVYTFQNPETIPESGTGLNNGSPANGQPSPGQTTPATQKSPAATLSRPPLPVRCSSLERPLSAQSNHRQGSGSNLLQRQCPSPIPAHITKELSAAHHAQQQQQQQQQQPPQTPPTYVNMSELANMAALKLTNHQQQQQQKSATPPLRQQSSIDSISSQHSNDSSGSHQLLQQQQPHLQQQQSSQSNHHSATATRSHSISSTASSLHSHPSIDSTVACSSLVGQHHHSTSTNTNTTSPSSGSSTPQNHYSPLLTNSPTSTAAGTPSGSSIGTGTGLGFVYQVSSPTPPASEVLKITEQAAAGTVSENGAEETDERSRASVLQKASMFEKAAAAAAISPPAPISVTSPAPVVAAPAVPAGGTSGGRRSEAEQQEMDSFQREIDEGKGKQQQMSNISNNNMTTSSQSSSDNNNLPAATIITTTTSGLIEPCAISNQTNSSGCGTDISDTTSDELVGEGDDGDARRRDLDRDRDLLGASDSELSRCYVSETSSLTGGLTAGGYENPTFAHFVANANRGEDAVSLASDSVCLGQPRHAYVDTCSDSGSAVVVIYDHQIPITPDIEFVKQNSEIVMLRTKDPQPHSLQLHEMRELQQLPANLTGSPDSSPDSAGGQAPPPPATATVAPAKQRLSSFRATSEQQLQLLGRGSPQRGKVAPTEQAQQRGTQKPLPAGASPLAQQQSSDTDGQQLVDPARRQLPPKPTSLTLFNGPQAPSVSDRPLVPRKSDFKSDLDAKIRRQKQKVQQQLQQQQQQQQQAAQQQKPHSPQSPQTRNCNVTNKPAKANVTASASAPASPASASASASATVSVSDPYPNLTHRMPNQIIAEASPALLSPSSPRGHLPLSSSSSSSSQSFPLPAATQSSPSSNALPSMLPASDRPPPPPAHPYTCSNAPANPIHLANSNTNANANAHLKPCITPRPASLSGGAAGGGGTRIARRSSINQAKPPPPVRRSSSVTPSPASVGQQHQYQPQQQQHHSYQLSSSSEHLPPPPAFMLDAHSMPNSPPPTAMPSSALKVSETVRALAAMRHQPASPVSLRRMQQQQQQQHLQQQQYLQQQQQQPLLQSVHNSPLTDDLSYDAYYDSYLDLHAYAQQQQQQQAQLYHSQLQQHHQPLQQPPLYQAPPPADATFRTSSPAAGGGGGGIYAQPKLVNSMSSFRTSSPSPNGHAHAHPLPPTQPKANPNLIAQLNARLNSKQQQHQPGVEGIYGNQQQQPGGGGESIYMRSGLSMSQPQQQQHNDGKSEQMQMQQQQQQQHRIYASFGTTSSSSPSSSSANSTTQPSSILTPAPSSFNALPHFPLSSSTSSLLSKVSSFSNSSPSASSSPMMAAANSHYQPPQPPTASSSGGGAVANNKDFGIYSSSFNKNSAAAPSPNMRQAHPHPQQHHQQQQHYTCPPPLEDPPPPPIYSAGSSATMPKKMARPHVGPPHSAYAAASATATLPKNMLQQQQQRLHHQQYQQPTGMGNGTGHVSSQRPQLPLPQQKLRAAQQQHLAEQQQHQHQLQQQHQQQLQQQHQRQPPIPSRHSSVQQKIFVSTNPFIQTTAVKFHSPSASPTCGSPVTGSGSGSGSLASIYATTARGSHAQQQHYYRDVAGGGNSNGGAAYYNHNAHHAHAHVPTHHPNYATSTNIEKTGSIRAKTKAEFLENLNAKLAKQGMSGRAFAVRNLINSKALMYQNPQNLSRPSAQYRRPPTYPSTTATTTATNATCCDEQC, from the exons AATACTTCACCGCTGTGGGAGGATTTCGTAGCAAAGGCCGGAAAACTGCACACATGCTTGAG GGCCGCCATCCAAGCAATCGCCGCCTATTTGGATGCCTTCCAGAAGATAGCCGATGCGGCGACCAATTCAAGAG GCGCCTCCAAAGAGATTGGCACTGCCCTGACCCGCGTCTGCCTTCGCCACAAGGCGGTCGAGACGCGCCTAAAGACCTTCACCAGCGCCATTATGGATTGCCTAGTGCAGCCACTGCAGGACAGGATCGAGGACTGGAAGCGAACGGTGGCCACCATTGACAAAGACCACGCCAAAGAATACAAGCGCTGTCGCAGTGAGCTGAAGAAGCGCTCCAGCGATACACTGCGCCTGCAGAAGAAGGCGCGCAAAGGCCAGACAGACGGACTGCAATCGCTGATGGACTCCCACATGCAGGACGTTACCCAGCGCCGGGCTGAGCTGGAGGAGGTGGAGAAGAAGTCGCTGCGCGCGGCCATGGTCGAGGAGCGATTGCGCTATTGCAGCTTTGTTCACATGCTGCAGCCGGTGGTGCACGAGGAGTGCGAGGTCATGTCCGAATTGGGTCATCTTCAG GAGGCCATGCAGTCGATTGCCCTGGTAACCAAGGAGCCCACTGTCCTGCCCCAGGCCTCCGAAGAGCTAATCCACGATGCCAAGGCCAGTATCAATCTGTACCCAGAGTCTCCGGGAGGTGGCTCCGGCTCTCAGGGCGGCGGCTGCTCAAACTCGCTTGGTTCCCGAAAGAGTTCCGTCTGCTCCATCAGCAGCATGAACAGCAGCGGATCCAGCAATTCTCCCGGCCATCACCACTATCCACGCTCTCTGTCGCAG tttgtaACGCCCGCAATTCGCTTGAAACCTGGTGAATCCAGTGATAGTGGCTTTAGCTCATCGCCAGCTCTAACAACAACACag ACTTCAAATGCAACGAATCAGACGGCTAATGTCTCCACTTGGCCGCCACATTCCCAGGACGTGGTGGACACTCTCCCACCGACTGCCGATCGTCCGCATACCATTTCGACGGCTTATGAGAAGGGTCACCAGCGTCCGCCGCTGACTGTCTACACGTTCCAGAACCCGGAGACCATTCCCGAATCTGGCACTGGCCTTAATAACGGTTCACCTGCCAATGGACAGCCGTCGCCGGGACAGACTACTCCGGCCACTCAAAAGTCGCCGGCTGCCACTCTTAGTCGTCCGCCGTTGCCAGTT CGCTGCTCGTCGCTTGAGCGACCGCTGTCGGCGCAAAGCAACCATCGCCAGGGAAGCGGAAGCAATCTGCTGCAGCGCCAATGCCCCTCGCCGATTCCAGCTCATATCACGAAAG AGCTGTCCGCAGCGCATCacgcacagcagcagcagcagcagcaacagcaacagccgcCACAGACGCCGCCCACCTATGTCAACATGTCCGAACTGGCCAACATGGCGGCTTTGAAACTGACtaaccaccagcagcagcagcagcaaaagtcCGCAACACCGCCGTTGCGGCAGCAGAGCTCCATTGACTCGATCAGCTCGCAGCATTCCAACGACTCCTCGGGCTCGCATCAGCTgctccaacagcagcagccgcacttgcagcaacagcagtcaTCGCAGTCGAATCACCACTCCGCCACAGCCACACGCTCCCATTCCATATCCTCGACGGCCTCCTCGCTGCACTCGCATCCGTCGATCGACTCGACGGTCGCTTGCAGCTCGCTGGTGGGCCAGCACCACCACAGCACCAGCACCAACACGAACACCACCTCGCCGTCCAGTGGCAGCTCCACGCCACAGAACCATTACTCGCCCCTGCTAACCAACTCCCCTACGTCCACTGCCGCAGGTACtcccagcggcagcagcattGGCACGGGCACAGGCCTGGGATTTGTCTACCAGGTCAGCTCACCCACTCCGCCGGCGAGTGAGGTTCTAAAGATCACCGAGCAGGCGGCAGCTGGCACTGTTTCTGAGAATGGAGCCGAGGAAACGGATGAGCGTTCGCGGGCCTCGGTTCTGCAAAAGGCATCCATGTTCGAgaaggcggcagcagcagccgctaTTTCGCCACCAGCTCCGATTTCGGTGACTTCTCCGGCACCTGTGGTTGCTGCACCAGCGGTCCCGGCAGGCGGAACCAGCGGAGGACGACGATCCGAGGCGGAGCAGCAGGAAATGG ACTCGTTCCAACGCGAGATCGATGAGGGCAAgggcaagcagcagcagatgagCAACataagcaacaacaatatgaCAACGAGCAGCCAGagcagcagcgacaacaacaacctgCCTGCCGCCACCATCattaccaccaccaccagcggccTCATCGAGCCATGCGCCATCAGCAATCAGACAAACTCCAGCGGCTGCGGCACGGACATATCGGACACCACCTCCGACGAACTGGTCGGCGAGGGCGACGATGGCGATGCCAGGAGGCGGGATCTCGACCGGGACCGGGACCTACTGGGCGCCAGCGATTCGGAGCTGAGTCGCTGCTATGTGAGCGAGACGAGTTCGCTGACCGGCGGCCTGACGGCTGGCGGCTACGAGAACCCCACATTCGCGCACTTCGTGGCCAATGCGAACCGAGGCGAGGATGCCGTTTCGCTGGCCTCGGACAGCGTCTGCCTGGGGCAGCCTCGGCATGCCTACGTGGACACCTGCAGCGACAGCGGCAGTGCCGTTGTGGTGATCTACGACCACCAGATTCCCATTACGCCGGACATTGAGTTTGTGAAGCAGAACTCGGAGATTGTCATGTTGCGGACCAAGGATCCGCAGCCCCACTCGTTGCAGCTGCACGAGATGCGCGAGCTGCAGCAATTGCCGGCCAATTTGACCGGATCGCCGGACTCATCACCGGACTCGGCCGGCGGCCAGgccccgccgccgccggctaCAGCAACTGTGGCGCCCGCCAAGCAGCGACTCTCTTCGTTTCGCGCCACCAGCGAGCAGCAATTGCAGCTCCTCGGACGCGGCAGTCCTCAAAGAGGTAAAGTGGCACCCACTGAGCAGGCACAACAGAGAGGGACCCAGAAACCGCTCCCCGCAGGAGCTTCCCCGCTAGCACAGCAGCAGTCCAGTGATACCGATGGCCAGCAGCTCGTAGATCCTGCGAGGCGGCAACTACCGCCGAAACCGACCAGCTTGACCCTTTTCAATGGCCCCCAAGCTCCCAGTGTGAGCGATAGGCCCTTGGTGCCCCGCAAGTCGGACTTTAAGTCCGATTTAGATGCGAAAATTCGCAGGCAAAAGCAGAAGGTTCAACAGcaattgcagcagcagcaacagcaacagcagcaggcggcacaacaacaaaagccacACTCACCACAGTCGCCCCAAACCAGAAACTGTAATGTCACTAATAAACCAGCCAAAGCCAATGTTACAGCATCCGCATCTGCACCTGCATCACCGGCATccgcatctgcatctgcatctgcaacAGTATCAGTATCAGATCCGTATCCAAACCTGACTCATAGAATGCCAAATCAAATAATAGCAGAAGCCAGTCCGGCATTGTTATCACCATCATCACCTCGCGGCCACCTGCCATTATCAtcatcctcgtcgtcgtcatcgcaATCATTTCCATTGCCAGCAGCCACACaatcatcaccatcatcaaACGCTCTGCCATCGATGTTGCCCGCCAGTGACCGACCACCACCGCCACCCGCCCATCCATACACGTGCTCCAATGCCCCAGCCAATCCAATCCATCTCGCCAATAGCAATaccaatgccaatgccaatgcccATCTCAAGCCGTGCATTACGCCCCGGCCGGCCTCGTTGTCGG GAGGAGCAGCCGGCGGTGGAGGTACGCGAATCGCAAGGCGTTCGTCCATCAATCAGGCCAAGCCACCGCCGCCAGTCAGACGCAGCTCATCGGTGACACCCAGTCCCGCCTCGGTCGGG cagcagcaccaataccaaccgcagcagcagcagcaccataGCTACCAACTAAGCAGCTCCAGCGAGCACTTGCCACCACCGCCGGCGTTTATGCTGGACGCCCACTCCATGCCCAACTCGCCACCGCCAACGGCGATGCCTAGCTCAGCGCTTAAGGTGTCCGAGACGGTGAGAGCGTTGGCTGCCATGCGCCACCAACCAGCCTCGCCAGTGTCACTTAGACGcatgcaacagcagcagcaacaacagcacctacagcagcagcaatatctgcagcagcagcagcagcaacctcTATTGCAG TCTGTGCACAACTCCCCCCTGACCGATGACTTGAGCTATGACGCCTACTATGACTCCTACTTGGATCTGCACGCCTAtgctcagcagcagcagcagcagcaggcacagcTTTACCACAGccaactgcagcagcatcaccaaCCACTGCAACAGCCGCCTCTCTACCAAGCTCCGCCGCCAGCCGATGCC ACGTTCCGCACTTCGTCACCAGCCGCGGGCGGAGGGGGCGGAGGCATATACGCCCAGCCCAAGCTGGTCAATAGCATGTCCAGCTTCCGCACCAGCAGCCCCAGTCCGAATGGACACGCTCACGCTCACCCACTGCCGCCAACGCAGCCCAAGGCGAACCCGAATCTAATTGCACAGCTCAATGCACGACTCAacagcaagcagcagcagcaccagcctGGGGTCGAGGGGATCTACggcaaccagcagcagcagcccggaggaggaggagagtcGATCTATATGCGGAGTGGCCTGTCCATGTCGcagccgcaacagcagcaacacaatGACGGTAAATCagagcaaatgcaaatgcagcagcagcagcagcagcagcatagaATTTACGCTAGTTTCGGCACCACATCATcttcatcaccatcatcatcatcggccAACAGCACCACTCAGCCATCCTCCATTCTAACACCGGCCCCCTCTTCTTTCAATGCATTGCCTCACTTTCCCCTGTCTTCATCCACATCTTCGTTGCTCTCCAAAGTCAGCTCATTCTCGAACTCTTCTCCATCTGCATCCTCGTCACCGATGATGGCAGCGGCCAACTCGCATTATCAGCCGCCTCAGCCGCCGACAGCATCCTCCTCGGGAGGTGGAGCAGTCGCAAACAACAAAGATTTTGGCATCTACTCAAGTTcatttaacaaaaattcagCAGCTGCGCCCTCGCCGAACATGCGACAGGCCCATCCACATCCACAAcagcatcatcagcagcagcagcactatACTTGCCCGCCTCCATTGGAGgatcctccgccgccgcccatCTACTCAGCCGGCTCGTCGGCCACAATGCCGAAAAAAATGGCCCGTCCCCATGTTGGTCCGCCTCACAGCGCATATGCAGCAGCCTCGGCAACGGCCACGCTGCCCAAGAACAtgctgcagcaacagcagcagcggctacACCATCAGCAATATCAACAGCCGACAGGCATGGGCAATGGCACAGGTCACGTCAGCAGTCAGCGTCCGCAGTTGCCGCTACCCCAGCAAAAGCTGCGGgcagcacagcagcaacatttggcagaacagcagcaacatcagcatcagttgcagcagcaacatcagcagcagttgcagcagcaacatcaaagACAGCCACCCATACCGTCACGCCACTCGAGTGTGCAGCAAAAGATATTCGTCTCGACGAATCCATTCATACAGACGACGGCCGTCAAGTTTCACTCGCCCTCGGCCTCGCCCACTTGCGGGTCTCCAGTGACTGGATCTGGATCTGGGTCTGGGTCCTTGGCCAGCATTTATGCCACAACCGCGCGTGGCAGCcatgcccagcagcagcactatTATCGCGATGTCGCTGGTGGGGGCAACAGCAACGGCGGCGCTGCCTACTACAACCACAATGCCCAtcatgcccatgcccatgtCCCGACACATCATCCAA ACTATGCCACAAGCACAAATATCGAAAAGACTGGCAGCATTCGGGCCAAGACCAAGGCCGAATTCCTCGAGAATCTCAACGCGAAACTGGCCAAGCAGGGAATGTCTGGACGAGCATTTGCCGTGCGAAATCTCATCAACAGCAAGGCCCTG ATGTATCAGAATCCGCAAAATCTATCGCGACCCAGTGCACAATACCGTAGACCACCCACCTATCCCAGCACCACAGCCACAACCACAGCCACCAATGCCACTTGCTGCGATGAGCAGTGCTAG